One window of Mediterraneibacter butyricigenes genomic DNA carries:
- a CDS encoding sugar ABC transporter ATP-binding protein has product MEHLVEMKNMTMKFPGVVALNNVSFDLRPGEVHILLGENGAGKSTLVKMLSGINKPTSGEIILNGKTYDHLTPKDSMENKIAIIYQELSVVNELSIAENLFVGKLPKKTVAGIKVVDYKKMNAEAEKYMKEIGLNRSPSTLVQDISISEKQQVEIAKALASQAKIIIMDEPTSSLSIEETEDLFKIIEKLKKNGIGIIYISHKLKELKQIGDRVTVLKDGCYVNTVNVADIEVEDMIPMMVGRKIKSVYPGKSKAYDENEIAFEVKHLTRKDGTAKDISFQVHKGEILGFAGLIGAGRSECMEGIFGAKPISSGEIYLHGKKLEIKDTYKALKQGIAMVTENRRETGFFQNFEIWRETSVTVNLKKSKMGGFSGLVNEKKERQIAEEQVKKLNTKCSGIDQMTVNLSGGNQQKVIIGKWLAVDSEVFIFDEPTKGIDVGAKSEIYDIMRGMADQGKAIIMVSSEMPELLSTCDRIIVFRNGEISGILNNEEATEEKIMYAAVAVD; this is encoded by the coding sequence ATGGAACATCTGGTAGAAATGAAAAATATGACGATGAAGTTTCCTGGTGTTGTTGCGCTGAACAATGTATCCTTCGATCTGAGACCGGGAGAAGTACATATCCTTCTTGGAGAGAACGGTGCGGGAAAATCCACATTGGTAAAGATGCTGAGTGGAATCAACAAGCCGACATCCGGAGAGATCATCTTAAACGGAAAGACCTACGATCATCTGACACCGAAGGATTCGATGGAGAATAAGATCGCAATCATCTATCAGGAGCTGAGTGTGGTCAACGAGCTGTCGATCGCCGAGAACCTGTTTGTAGGAAAACTGCCGAAGAAAACGGTAGCAGGAATCAAAGTAGTAGATTATAAGAAAATGAATGCAGAGGCCGAGAAGTACATGAAGGAAATCGGTCTGAACAGAAGTCCATCCACCCTGGTGCAGGACATCTCTATTTCAGAGAAACAGCAGGTGGAAATCGCAAAAGCCCTGGCGAGCCAGGCAAAGATCATCATCATGGATGAACCAACATCTTCTTTATCTATAGAAGAGACAGAAGATCTGTTTAAGATCATTGAGAAATTGAAAAAGAATGGAATTGGAATCATTTACATTTCGCATAAATTAAAAGAGCTCAAGCAGATCGGAGACCGTGTAACCGTTCTGAAGGATGGATGCTATGTCAATACCGTAAATGTAGCAGACATCGAAGTGGAAGACATGATCCCGATGATGGTAGGACGTAAGATCAAGAGCGTCTACCCTGGAAAGAGCAAAGCATACGATGAAAACGAAATCGCATTTGAAGTGAAACACCTGACCCGAAAAGACGGAACAGCAAAGGATATCAGCTTCCAGGTACATAAGGGAGAGATCCTTGGATTTGCGGGACTGATCGGAGCAGGAAGATCAGAATGTATGGAAGGAATCTTCGGAGCAAAACCGATCAGCTCGGGAGAAATCTACTTACATGGAAAGAAGCTGGAGATCAAGGATACCTACAAGGCCCTGAAACAGGGAATCGCGATGGTAACTGAGAACCGAAGAGAGACTGGATTCTTCCAGAACTTCGAGATCTGGAGAGAGACCTCCGTCACTGTCAACCTGAAAAAGTCTAAGATGGGCGGCTTCTCCGGACTGGTCAATGAGAAGAAAGAGCGTCAGATTGCTGAGGAACAGGTGAAAAAACTGAATACCAAATGTTCCGGAATCGATCAGATGACCGTGAATCTGTCCGGAGGAAACCAGCAGAAGGTCATCATCGGAAAGTGGCTGGCGGTAGATTCCGAAGTGTTTATCTTTGATGAACCGACCAAGGGAATCGACGTAGGAGCAAAGAGCGAGATCTATGACATCATGAGAGGCATGGCAGATCAGGGAAAAGCCATCATCATGGTATCATCCGAGATGCCGGAGCTGCTGTCAACCTGTGACCGGATTATCGTATTTAGAAACGGAGAGATTTCAGGAATCCTGAACAATGAAGAGGCAACTGAAGAGAAGATCATGTATGCAGCAGTTGCAGTAGATTAA
- a CDS encoding ABC transporter permease subunit: MTKAKFKSFWDKFGTLTILIFLMACLSIASPKYFLTLDNFKQIGLQSTVYILLAFGEFFAILLAGIDLSVGSVAALTGTFIALMLKAEVPVVAAILLGLLISIVFGIVNGALINALDLHPFVVTLGTNTIFRGITLVISKGSPIYGLPASFKNLSSYVAGFPIPLIFALVMTVILVWFTNNTVAARNLYALGGNKQSAWYSGINTQRYTLFAHVLASFLAGIAGVIMTSRVGAAEPTAGDGYETFAIAACIIGGTSFFGGKGKIFGVLLGGLTIGTITNGLNILNVSSYYQKIVMGALIIGSVALEKLVSNSVKN; this comes from the coding sequence ATGACAAAAGCAAAATTCAAATCATTTTGGGATAAGTTTGGAACGCTGACAATACTGATTTTTCTGATGGCATGTCTGTCAATCGCGTCTCCAAAATACTTTTTGACACTTGATAACTTTAAGCAGATCGGTCTGCAGAGTACCGTATATATCCTGCTTGCATTCGGAGAGTTCTTCGCGATCCTGCTTGCCGGAATCGACCTGTCCGTTGGTTCAGTTGCAGCGTTGACCGGAACCTTTATCGCATTGATGCTGAAAGCAGAAGTACCGGTTGTGGCAGCAATCCTGTTAGGACTGCTGATCTCTATCGTATTTGGTATTGTAAACGGAGCACTGATCAATGCCTTGGATCTGCATCCATTCGTAGTAACCCTTGGTACCAACACTATTTTCCGTGGAATCACTCTGGTAATTTCCAAAGGATCCCCGATCTACGGACTGCCGGCAAGTTTCAAAAACCTGTCCAGTTATGTAGCAGGATTCCCGATCCCGTTGATCTTCGCGTTGGTCATGACCGTAATCCTGGTATGGTTTACCAACAATACGGTAGCAGCAAGAAACCTGTATGCATTGGGTGGAAATAAACAGTCTGCATGGTATTCCGGAATTAATACTCAGAGATACACCCTGTTCGCACATGTTCTGGCATCCTTCCTTGCAGGTATTGCAGGTGTCATCATGACAAGCCGTGTAGGAGCTGCTGAGCCGACTGCCGGTGATGGATATGAGACCTTCGCTATCGCAGCATGTATCATCGGAGGAACCTCATTCTTCGGAGGAAAAGGAAAGATCTTCGGAGTACTGCTTGGAGGTCTGACCATCGGAACCATCACCAACGGATTGAACATCCTGAACGTATCCAGTTACTATCAGAAGATCGTAATGGGTGCCCTGATCATCGGTTCTGTTGCCCTTGAAAAACTGGTAAGTAATTCTGTTAAAAATTAA
- the alsE gene encoding D-allulose 6-phosphate 3-epimerase: MKVEFSPSLMCMDFLKMEEQFNILNDKVDMYHIDIMDGHFCKNITLSPDLVKTFSKVAKKPMDVHLMTTNPTDWIEKVAEAGAEYISPHAETINGDAFRVMNMIKSLGCKTGVVLNPATPLSYVKHYLNRIDLLTIMTVDVGFAGQPFIEEMLDKIKEAKELKEKYGYTYKIQIDGSCNPKTYKRMYDAGAEVLIVGSSGLFGLNEDLNKACDQMFEDFNRAIAE; this comes from the coding sequence ATGAAAGTAGAATTTTCCCCATCATTAATGTGTATGGATTTCCTGAAAATGGAGGAGCAGTTCAATATCCTGAATGATAAGGTAGATATGTATCATATTGATATCATGGATGGACACTTCTGCAAGAATATTACATTGTCACCAGACCTGGTAAAAACATTCAGTAAAGTTGCGAAAAAGCCTATGGATGTGCATCTGATGACTACAAACCCGACAGACTGGATCGAGAAGGTAGCAGAAGCAGGAGCAGAATACATCTCTCCACATGCAGAAACAATCAACGGAGATGCATTCCGTGTGATGAACATGATCAAGAGCCTTGGATGTAAGACTGGTGTTGTTTTGAACCCGGCTACTCCGCTGAGCTATGTAAAACATTACCTGAACCGTATCGACTTGCTGACTATCATGACTGTTGATGTTGGATTTGCAGGACAGCCGTTCATCGAGGAAATGCTGGATAAGATCAAAGAAGCAAAAGAACTGAAAGAGAAATACGGATATACTTATAAGATTCAGATCGATGGATCTTGCAACCCGAAAACATACAAGAGAATGTACGATGCAGGAGCAGAAGTACTGATCGTTGGATCATCAGGTCTGTTTGGTCTGAATGAAGACCTGAATAAAGCATGCGATCAGATGTTTGAGGACTTCAACCGCGCAATCGCAGAATAA
- the alsK gene encoding allose kinase, with product MEERFVLGIDVGGTNIRVGLVDEQFGLHEFKMEKTANITADGNTVENLIELVKKYLAEHAEGKQVVGISIGFPSTIDKSRRVILSTPNIAGLDNLNIVDVMEEKVGIPTFVNKDVNMLMLFDMHHGSIPEDGITTGFYLGTGLGNAISINGELLIGKNGAAAELGHIPTRDGESLGKCGCGNTGCMELFASGKYLQHLCDTCFEGTFIGDIFEKHGDHEIIHKFVHDLALPVAAEINILDPDYIILGGGLTQMKAFPKDLLEAAIHEHARKPYPEQNLKFVYSVPGQENGVIGAGIHGFKQLDRKAGN from the coding sequence ATGGAAGAGAGATTTGTATTAGGAATTGACGTAGGCGGTACCAACATCCGTGTCGGTCTGGTCGATGAGCAATTCGGTTTACACGAATTTAAAATGGAAAAAACAGCGAATATTACAGCAGACGGAAATACCGTAGAGAATCTGATCGAACTGGTAAAGAAGTATCTGGCTGAACATGCAGAAGGTAAGCAGGTAGTTGGTATTTCTATCGGATTCCCGTCTACGATTGATAAGAGCCGTCGTGTAATTTTGTCTACTCCAAACATAGCCGGATTGGACAATCTCAATATCGTAGATGTAATGGAAGAAAAAGTAGGAATCCCTACATTTGTAAATAAGGATGTAAACATGCTGATGCTTTTCGATATGCATCACGGAAGTATTCCGGAAGATGGAATTACAACCGGGTTCTATCTTGGAACTGGTCTTGGAAACGCAATCTCTATCAACGGAGAGCTTCTGATCGGTAAGAACGGAGCTGCAGCAGAACTGGGACATATTCCGACAAGAGACGGAGAAAGTCTTGGAAAATGCGGTTGCGGAAATACCGGATGTATGGAGTTGTTTGCTTCCGGAAAGTATCTGCAGCACCTTTGTGATACCTGTTTCGAAGGTACCTTCATCGGAGATATTTTTGAAAAACACGGGGATCATGAAATTATCCATAAATTCGTGCATGACCTGGCATTGCCGGTCGCAGCAGAAATCAACATTCTGGATCCGGATTATATCATTCTCGGCGGTGGCCTGACACAGATGAAAGCTTTCCCGAAGGATCTTCTGGAAGCGGCGATTCATGAGCATGCAAGAAAACCATATCCGGAGCAGAATCTGAAATTTGTATACTCCGTTCCGGGACAGGAAAACGGTGTAATTGGAGCTGGAATCCACGGCTTCAAACAGTTAGACAGAAAGGCAGGAAATTAA
- the rpiB gene encoding ribose 5-phosphate isomerase B — protein MKIGIGNDHTAVDLKYTIKEYLESKGYEVVNYGTEDRERCDYPIYGEKVANAVASGEVDLGILTCGTGVGISLAANKVKGIRAVVCSEPYTAKLSRMHNNTNILAFGARVVGPELAKMIVDEWLNAKYEGGRHQRRVDMISEIENKR, from the coding sequence ATGAAAATCGGTATTGGTAATGACCATACAGCAGTAGATTTGAAATATACGATCAAAGAGTATCTGGAAAGCAAAGGATACGAGGTCGTAAATTACGGAACAGAAGACAGAGAGCGTTGCGATTATCCGATCTACGGAGAGAAGGTTGCAAACGCTGTTGCATCCGGAGAAGTAGATCTTGGAATTCTGACCTGTGGTACAGGTGTTGGAATCTCTCTGGCAGCCAATAAAGTAAAAGGAATTCGTGCAGTTGTCTGCAGCGAGCCTTATACAGCAAAACTTTCCAGAATGCACAACAACACCAACATCCTGGCATTTGGTGCACGAGTAGTCGGACCGGAACTGGCAAAGATGATCGTGGACGAATGGCTGAATGCTAAATATGAAGGTGGACGTCATCAGAGAAGAGTTGACATGATCTCTGAGATCGAGAACAAAAGATAA
- a CDS encoding HAD family hydrolase — MLRLIASDLDGTLLRNGAQTLPEETVPLIRQLLDKGIYFATATGRQYHNLQILFAPIKDRIFYITENGSLVFADGKVIARGGFSQDLSQRILTDLSQEPGIETMVSTERCCYICDRSKAFQYHVLHELKNKTTVCKDLLHIPEPVIKIAIYDTTQNDASLEKILQRYKSAYRGELKVVTSGNSWIDFIAPNANKGTALQALLDYLHLTPEECMVFGDQYNDLEMLKLAGTSYAMTTCAPGVEKYADYQTDTVEEILKELLDQLDR, encoded by the coding sequence ATGCTAAGACTGATTGCCAGCGATCTGGACGGAACACTGCTTCGCAACGGTGCCCAGACACTTCCCGAAGAAACAGTTCCTCTGATTCGACAACTTCTGGATAAAGGAATTTATTTTGCTACGGCTACCGGACGACAGTATCATAATCTGCAGATACTGTTTGCTCCGATCAAAGACCGTATCTTTTACATTACCGAGAACGGCTCTCTTGTGTTTGCCGATGGAAAAGTGATCGCACGCGGAGGATTTTCTCAGGATCTCTCCCAGCGAATCTTAACAGACCTGAGTCAGGAACCCGGGATCGAAACCATGGTTTCTACCGAACGCTGCTGTTATATCTGCGATCGCTCCAAAGCGTTTCAATATCATGTACTGCATGAACTAAAGAACAAAACTACCGTCTGCAAAGACCTGCTTCATATCCCGGAACCGGTCATCAAGATTGCAATCTATGATACGACACAGAACGATGCTTCTCTTGAAAAGATTTTGCAGCGCTATAAGAGTGCTTACCGCGGCGAATTAAAAGTAGTAACTTCCGGCAATTCCTGGATTGATTTCATCGCTCCAAACGCCAACAAAGGGACTGCGTTGCAGGCTTTGCTCGACTATCTGCATCTCACTCCGGAAGAATGTATGGTATTCGGAGATCAATATAACGATCTGGAAATGTTAAAGCTTGCGGGAACCAGTTATGCCATGACGACCTGTGCCCCCGGTGTGGAAAAATATGCGGATTATCAGACAGATACCGTCGAAGAAATATTAAAAGAACTCCTGGATCAATTGGACCGTTAA
- a CDS encoding NAD(P)/FAD-dependent oxidoreductase, with protein MKNYDVIIIGAGPSGIFCAYELKRLAPETKVLMIEKGRSIEARQCPKRKTKVCVGCKPCSITTGFAGAGAFSDGKLSLSPDVGGTLPEILGYDKATELIHEADEIYLKFGADKKVYGIEDEQAIADIRTKAIRANLKLIECPIRHLGTEEGYKIYTRLQHHLEEVGVEIQFMTMVNDILVEDGVAKGVVTDKGETFYADHIVSGVGREGSEWFSKICKEHDIQTKNGTVDVGVRVEVRDEIMKELNEKLYEAKLVYYTPTFDDKVRVFCTNPSGEVATEYYENGLAVVNGHAYKSKDMKTNNTNFALLVSKNFTEPFKSPIEYGKHIAQLGNMLSDGKILLQRYGDFRRGRRTTEERLMRNNITPTLKDAVPGDLSLVFPHRIMVAIDEMIQALDKVTPGIASDETLLYGVEVKFYSNKVLVDDKFETNIKGLRAMGDGASITRGLQQASANGLYVARCILGKEAHQK; from the coding sequence ATGAAGAATTATGATGTGATTATTATTGGGGCAGGACCATCCGGTATTTTTTGTGCTTACGAACTGAAAAGACTGGCACCGGAGACAAAGGTTCTGATGATCGAGAAGGGGCGTTCCATCGAAGCAAGACAATGTCCAAAAAGAAAAACGAAAGTCTGCGTGGGATGTAAGCCGTGTTCCATCACCACAGGATTTGCAGGAGCAGGAGCATTTTCTGACGGTAAGTTATCATTATCACCGGATGTAGGTGGTACACTTCCGGAGATTTTGGGATATGATAAAGCAACAGAGTTGATTCATGAAGCAGATGAGATCTATCTGAAATTCGGTGCTGATAAAAAAGTATACGGAATCGAGGATGAACAGGCGATTGCGGATATCCGTACCAAAGCGATCCGTGCGAATCTGAAACTGATCGAATGTCCGATCCGCCATCTGGGTACGGAAGAAGGATATAAGATCTATACCAGACTCCAGCATCATCTGGAAGAGGTTGGTGTGGAAATCCAGTTTATGACCATGGTAAATGATATCCTGGTGGAAGACGGGGTGGCAAAAGGCGTCGTAACAGATAAAGGGGAAACCTTCTATGCGGATCATATCGTTTCCGGTGTGGGAAGAGAAGGATCCGAATGGTTCTCCAAAATCTGTAAGGAACATGACATTCAGACGAAGAACGGAACCGTGGATGTAGGGGTTCGTGTGGAAGTTCGTGATGAGATCATGAAAGAGTTGAATGAGAAGCTTTACGAAGCAAAGCTTGTGTATTATACGCCGACTTTTGACGATAAGGTGCGTGTATTCTGTACGAATCCGTCCGGAGAAGTCGCTACAGAATATTATGAAAACGGTCTGGCTGTCGTCAATGGTCATGCATATAAGTCCAAAGACATGAAGACCAATAACACCAATTTTGCATTGCTGGTGTCCAAGAATTTTACAGAGCCATTCAAGTCACCGATCGAATATGGTAAACATATTGCACAGCTGGGAAATATGCTGAGTGACGGAAAGATTTTGCTCCAACGTTACGGAGATTTCCGAAGAGGAAGAAGAACTACGGAAGAACGTCTGATGCGAAACAATATTACGCCGACTTTGAAGGATGCGGTACCGGGAGATCTGTCCTTAGTATTTCCGCATCGTATCATGGTAGCGATCGATGAGATGATCCAGGCACTTGACAAGGTAACACCGGGAATTGCCAGTGATGAAACGTTGCTTTATGGTGTGGAAGTAAAATTCTATTCCAATAAAGTCCTGGTGGATGATAAATTTGAAACTAATATCAAAGGGCTGCGTGCGATGGGAGACGGAGCTTCCATTACCAGAGGATTGCAGCAGGCATCGGCCAACGGACTTTATGTGGCAAGATGTATTCTTGGGAAAGAAGCACATCAGAAATAA
- the glmM gene encoding phosphoglucosamine mutase: MGKYFGTDGFRGEANVVLTVEHAFKVGRFLGWYFGKEHKARIVIGKDTRRSSYMFEDALSAGLTASGADAYLLHVTTTPSVSYVVRTEDFDCGIMISASHNPFYDNGIKVINGMGHKMEAEVEEQIEAYIDGEIGELPLATRENIGRTVDYAAGRNRYIGHLISLATRSFKDTKIGLDCSNGSASSIAKSVFDALGAKTYVINSEPDGTNINTNCGSTHIEVLQAYVKEKKLDVGFAYDGDADRCIAVDENGNVVDGDLILYVCGKYLMEQGKLEGNTIVTTVMSNLGLYKACDKIGMKYEQTAVGDKYVYENMLENGYILGGEQSGHIIFSKHARTGDGILTSLMIMEVLMEKKTSLGRLTEEVKIYPQLLENVRVKDKKTARENPEVVKAVEAVAKELGSDGRILVRESGTEPLIRVMVEAATDEICAEQVKKVVDVIKAQGLCE, encoded by the coding sequence ATGGGTAAGTATTTTGGAACCGACGGATTCCGTGGGGAAGCCAATGTAGTACTGACGGTAGAACACGCGTTTAAAGTCGGAAGATTTTTGGGATGGTATTTCGGAAAAGAACATAAGGCGAGAATCGTCATCGGGAAAGATACCAGAAGAAGTAGTTATATGTTTGAGGATGCGCTTTCAGCAGGTCTGACTGCATCGGGAGCAGATGCCTATCTGTTGCATGTAACTACGACTCCGAGTGTATCTTATGTAGTACGGACCGAAGATTTTGACTGCGGAATCATGATTTCTGCCAGCCACAATCCTTTCTATGATAACGGAATCAAAGTCATCAACGGAATGGGACACAAAATGGAAGCAGAAGTGGAAGAGCAGATCGAAGCTTACATCGATGGTGAGATCGGAGAGCTTCCGCTGGCAACCAGAGAAAATATCGGTCGGACGGTGGATTATGCAGCTGGAAGAAACCGTTATATCGGACATCTGATCTCTCTGGCAACCAGATCTTTTAAGGATACCAAGATTGGATTGGACTGCTCCAACGGAAGTGCATCCAGCATCGCGAAGAGTGTATTTGACGCATTGGGCGCCAAGACTTATGTGATCAATAGTGAACCGGACGGAACCAATATCAACACCAATTGTGGCTCTACCCACATCGAAGTGCTTCAGGCTTATGTAAAGGAGAAAAAGCTGGATGTAGGATTTGCCTATGACGGAGATGCGGATCGTTGCATCGCAGTGGATGAAAATGGAAATGTGGTAGACGGGGACCTGATCCTTTATGTCTGCGGAAAATATCTGATGGAACAGGGAAAACTGGAAGGCAATACAATTGTTACGACGGTTATGTCTAATCTGGGACTCTATAAGGCCTGTGATAAGATCGGCATGAAATATGAACAGACCGCAGTGGGAGACAAATATGTCTATGAAAACATGCTGGAAAATGGATATATTTTAGGCGGAGAACAGTCCGGCCATATTATTTTCAGCAAGCATGCCCGCACCGGTGACGGAATCCTGACATCTCTGATGATCATGGAAGTACTGATGGAGAAAAAAACATCCCTCGGACGTCTGACAGAAGAAGTAAAGATCTATCCGCAGCTTCTGGAAAATGTACGTGTCAAAGATAAAAAGACAGCCAGAGAAAACCCGGAAGTCGTAAAGGCTGTGGAAGCCGTTGCGAAAGAGCTGGGAAGTGACGGAAGAATTCTGGTAAGAGAAAGTGGAACAGAACCGTTGATCCGTGTGATGGTGGAAGCTGCTACCGACGAAATCTGTGCAGAACAGGTGAAGAAAGTGGTGGATGTGATCAAAGCGCAGGGACTGTGCGAGTAA
- a CDS encoding efflux RND transporter permease subunit, producing MVNTGKWIAKHRIIILILGVLLLIPATIGTIKTRINYDLLSYLPEHLETVKGQDILVDEYGMGAFSMVVVDGMDMKDVQKLEDQFSEVEHVKDVLWYDDVADISLPVEMLPSDLKKAFFNGDATMMLVLFDNTTSSDQAMEAVTQMRQIANKQVYISGMTGIVTDIKNLCMSEVPIYVVIAAVLSFLVLELTGTSFLVPLLFLLSVGVAILYNMGTNIFLGEISYITQALNAVLQLGVTMDYSIFLLNSYEENKKRFPGDKERAMGHAISNTFKSVTGSSLTTVAGFLALCFMTFALGKNLGIVMAKGVVIGVICCVTFLPSLLLVFDGAIEKTKHKPLIKSFDKPSAFITKHYKVWVVIFLIMLVPAIYGNNHTKIYYNIAQSLPSTLDSNVANDKLKEEFNMENVHMVMIDKNMDGKEKSKMLDEINSVKGVKWTLGLNSLVGPSVPDSMIPDDVKEMLQSDDYELEFVCSKYASATDEVNAQVGEISKIVKSYDKNGMVIGEAPLMKDLQDVTDVDLKMVNIVSILAIFIIIMIVFKSIILPVLLVAVIEFAIFVNMAIPYYMGVSLPFVASIVIGSIQLGATVDYAILMTSRYQKERQRGRDKREAISIAHKTSSLSIITSGLSFFAATFGITCYSKVDMIGSICTLLSRGAIISMLVVILILPAMFMIFDKAICKLSINFLENKKKESSVSNS from the coding sequence ATGGTAAACACAGGTAAGTGGATCGCCAAGCACAGGATTATCATCCTGATCCTTGGTGTGCTTTTGTTGATTCCGGCAACGATCGGAACGATAAAAACACGAATCAACTATGATTTGCTCAGTTACCTGCCGGAACATCTGGAGACAGTAAAAGGTCAGGATATTCTGGTAGATGAGTATGGAATGGGTGCGTTCTCCATGGTTGTCGTCGATGGCATGGATATGAAGGACGTACAGAAGCTGGAAGATCAGTTCAGTGAAGTGGAGCATGTCAAAGACGTCCTCTGGTATGACGATGTAGCTGATATTTCCCTCCCGGTTGAAATGCTTCCGTCCGATTTAAAGAAAGCGTTTTTTAACGGAGATGCAACGATGATGTTGGTATTGTTTGATAATACTACATCTTCGGATCAGGCGATGGAAGCGGTGACGCAGATGCGTCAGATCGCAAACAAGCAGGTCTACATCAGTGGTATGACGGGTATTGTTACAGATATCAAAAACCTTTGTATGAGTGAGGTTCCGATCTATGTAGTCATTGCGGCAGTCTTATCCTTCCTGGTATTGGAGCTGACCGGAACGTCTTTCCTGGTTCCGTTGTTGTTCCTGTTAAGCGTAGGTGTTGCAATCCTTTATAATATGGGAACCAATATTTTCCTGGGAGAAATTTCCTATATTACGCAGGCACTGAATGCAGTCCTTCAGCTGGGAGTTACGATGGATTATTCCATTTTCCTGCTGAACAGTTACGAGGAAAATAAAAAGAGATTCCCTGGGGATAAAGAACGAGCCATGGGGCATGCAATTTCTAATACCTTTAAATCCGTTACAGGAAGTTCTCTGACAACGGTAGCCGGATTCCTGGCATTGTGTTTTATGACCTTCGCATTAGGAAAGAACTTGGGTATCGTTATGGCAAAGGGTGTTGTGATCGGAGTGATCTGTTGTGTCACCTTCCTGCCGTCGCTGCTTCTGGTATTTGACGGAGCGATTGAAAAGACCAAACATAAACCGCTGATCAAGAGTTTTGATAAGCCATCAGCGTTTATTACCAAACATTATAAAGTATGGGTTGTAATCTTTCTGATTATGTTGGTACCGGCAATTTATGGTAACAACCACACCAAGATCTATTACAACATTGCGCAGTCCCTGCCGTCTACATTGGATTCCAATGTAGCAAATGACAAACTGAAAGAAGAATTTAATATGGAAAATGTCCATATGGTTATGATCGACAAGAATATGGACGGAAAAGAAAAGAGCAAGATGCTGGATGAGATTAACAGTGTCAAAGGCGTAAAATGGACATTGGGACTTAATTCTCTGGTAGGACCGTCCGTACCGGATTCCATGATCCCGGACGATGTCAAAGAAATGCTGCAGAGTGATGATTATGAGCTGGAATTTGTCTGCTCCAAATATGCATCAGCAACGGATGAAGTCAATGCACAGGTCGGAGAGATCAGCAAGATCGTGAAGTCTTATGACAAGAACGGTATGGTAATCGGAGAGGCACCGTTGATGAAAGACCTGCAGGATGTTACGGATGTGGACCTGAAAATGGTAAATATTGTCTCGATCTTAGCGATATTTATTATCATTATGATCGTGTTCAAGTCCATCATTCTTCCGGTACTTCTGGTGGCAGTGATTGAGTTTGCGATCTTCGTGAACATGGCAATTCCATATTACATGGGTGTCAGTCTTCCGTTCGTGGCAAGTATCGTAATTGGTTCCATACAGCTCGGAGCTACCGTAGATTACGCAATTTTGATGACCAGCCGGTATCAGAAAGAGCGGCAGAGAGGTCGGGACAAACGGGAAGCAATTTCCATTGCACACAAAACAAGTTCACTTTCTATTATCACAAGTGGCTTAAGTTTCTTCGCGGCAACCTTTGGAATTACCTGTTACTCGAAAGTTGACATGATAGGTTCTATTTGCACATTGTTATCACGAGGCGCTATTATAAGTATGTTGGTCGTAATCTTAATACTGCCGGCGATGTTTATGATTTTTGACAAAGCAATCTGTAAGTTGTCAATTAATTTTCTTGAAAATAAGAAAAAAGAATCTAGTGTATCCAATTCATAG